One stretch of Glandiceps talaboti chromosome 7, keGlaTala1.1, whole genome shotgun sequence DNA includes these proteins:
- the LOC144438248 gene encoding ganglioside-induced differentiation-associated protein 1-like isoform X1, giving the protein MASSREKEDEMTLYYHPALYFSQRIALVLEEKGLKYKTKFVNSQTGEHMSQWYREINPQGEVPSISCNGYNVGDSERLLDYLDKVFPRTPRLQPPDYTSEGQKVRYWRSKINSIPVEFITLGCIMFRSKLTRGSSIPENVPRHLPDQIGLVRDHFRHQFRGHLHGAQTSDDDDDEETELDVYGTVVRDINNVREQIGVLDMVLEEIESELGKTRLMYGTNQEHWLISRSFTAADVYLGVLLNRVEYAGLAYHFQGSMPLLTDYYVRLCQRATYRKAVVNIPSVIFRLIVIPAIVKKIKRIAPFVLGVGLVIAAVVLGYKYIPP; this is encoded by the exons ATGGCTTCATCACGTGAGAAAGAGGATGAAATGACACTATATTACCACCCAGCATTATATTTTTCACAAAGG atcgCTTTAGTTCTTGAAGAAAAGGGATTGAAATACAAGACAAAGTTTGTGAACAGTCAAACTGGTGAACACATGTCACAGTGGTATAGAGAAATCAATCCACAAGGCGAAGTCCCATCTATAAGTTGTAATGGATATAATGTTGGAGACTCCGAGAGATTGCTGGACTATTTAGATAAAGTGTTTCCCCGTA CTCCACGACTACAACCACCTGACTACACTTCTGAAGGTCAGAAGGTTCGCTACTGGAGAAGTAAAATCAACAGTATACCAGTTGAGTTTATTACACTTGGATGTATAATGTTCAGGAGTAAACTGACAAGAGGTTCCAGTATACCGGAAAATGTACCACGGCATTTACCAG ATCAAATAGGCTTGGTACGAGACCATTTCAGACATCAGTTTCGAGGACATCTACATGGAGCACAGAcgtctgatgatgatgacgacgaggAAACAGAGCTTGATGTGTATGGAACTGTAGTCAGAGATATCAACAATGTCAGGGAACAAATTGGAGTACTTGATATGGTCCTGGAAGAAATTGAAAGTGAACTTGGCAAAACTAGACTAATGTATGGTACAA ATCAGGAACACTGGCTGATAAGTCGAAGTTTCACTGCAGCTGATGTGTACCTAGGTGTGCTTCTCAATAGAGTTGAGTATGCTGGCTTGGCTTACCACTTTCAAGGTTCTATGCCTCTGTTGACAGACTACTACGTAAGACTATGTCAGAGAGCCACCTATAGGAAGGCAGTTGTAAATATTCCATCAGTCATATTCAGGTTGATTGTTATACCAGCTATTGTCAAGAAAATCAAACGTATAGCACCTTTCGTCCTTGGGGTTGGTTTGGTGATTGCAGCTGTTGTACTTGGCTATAAGTACATTCCACCATAA
- the LOC144438248 gene encoding ganglioside-induced differentiation-associated protein 1-like isoform X2, producing MASSREKEDEMTLYYHPALYFSQRIALVLEEKGLKYKTKFVNSQTGEHMSQWYREINPQGEVPSISCNGYNVGDSERLLDYLDKVFPRTPRLQPPDYTSEGQKVRYWRSKINSIPVEFITLGCIMFRSKLTRGSSIPENVPRHLPDQIGLVRDHFRHQFRGHLHGAQTSDDDDDEETELDVYGTVVRDINNVREQIGVLDMVLEEIESELGKTRLISGTLADKSKFHCS from the exons ATGGCTTCATCACGTGAGAAAGAGGATGAAATGACACTATATTACCACCCAGCATTATATTTTTCACAAAGG atcgCTTTAGTTCTTGAAGAAAAGGGATTGAAATACAAGACAAAGTTTGTGAACAGTCAAACTGGTGAACACATGTCACAGTGGTATAGAGAAATCAATCCACAAGGCGAAGTCCCATCTATAAGTTGTAATGGATATAATGTTGGAGACTCCGAGAGATTGCTGGACTATTTAGATAAAGTGTTTCCCCGTA CTCCACGACTACAACCACCTGACTACACTTCTGAAGGTCAGAAGGTTCGCTACTGGAGAAGTAAAATCAACAGTATACCAGTTGAGTTTATTACACTTGGATGTATAATGTTCAGGAGTAAACTGACAAGAGGTTCCAGTATACCGGAAAATGTACCACGGCATTTACCAG ATCAAATAGGCTTGGTACGAGACCATTTCAGACATCAGTTTCGAGGACATCTACATGGAGCACAGAcgtctgatgatgatgacgacgaggAAACAGAGCTTGATGTGTATGGAACTGTAGTCAGAGATATCAACAATGTCAGGGAACAAATTGGAGTACTTGATATGGTCCTGGAAGAAATTGAAAGTGAACTTGGCAAAACTAGACTAAT ATCAGGAACACTGGCTGATAAGTCGAAGTTTCACTGCAGCTGA
- the LOC144437836 gene encoding EKC/KEOPS complex subunit Tp53rkb-like: MEPDGAPTSSLDHIGVNGKLIKQGAEARVYSSTFMGRPAIIKERFKKKYRHPSLDKKLTHRRTTREVSCILRCRKAGLCTPTVYFVDYESHKIYMENIENSITVRDYVAEEQKKTQETNPQTLISLAQKIGTALATMHDNDIIHGDLTTSNMLLRQPVDPSSPVILIDFGLSSVSGLHEDKGVDLYVLERAFLSTHPNTENIFEHILATYRKMSKKSSDVLKKLDEVRLRGRKRNMVG; the protein is encoded by the exons ATGGAACCAGACGGTGCACCAACGTCCAGTTTAGACCACATCGGTGTGAATGGGAAGCTAATAAAGCAAGGAGCTGAGGCTAGAGTGTATTCAAGCACATTTATGGGCCGACCTGCTATCATCAAGGAACGCTTCAAGAAAAAATACCGACACCCATCTTTGGATAAGAAACTAACACATCGACGGACCACAAGGGAAGTCAGCTGTATTTTACGATGCAGAAAAGCTG GTTTATGTACACCCACAGTGTATTTCGTGGACTATGAATCACACAAGATCTACATGGAAAATATAGAAAACTCTATCACAGTGAGAGATTATGTTGCGGAGGAACAGAAGAAAACTCAAGAAACAAACCCTCAGACGTTGATTTCATTAGCTCAGAAAATAGGAACAGCCCTGGCAACAATGcatgacaatgatatcatacATGGTGACCTTACGACCTCCAATATGTTGCTACGGCAACCAGTAGATCCATCATCACCTGTGATACTGATAGATTTTGGTCTCAGTTCTGTGTCAGGTTTGCATGAAGATAAGGGTGTCGACCTGTATGTCTTGGAAAGAGCTTTTCTAAGTACACATCCGAACactgaaaacatttttgaacaTATATTAGCAACGTATCGCAAAATGTCCAAGAAGTCTTCTGATGTATTAAAAAAACTAGATGAAGTCAGATTGCGtggaagaaaaagaaatatggtgggatga
- the LOC144437658 gene encoding cytochrome b-245 light chain-like isoform X1 has protein sequence MGQIEWAMWANEQALASSLIMLSGGIIGVNGFDGWEYGVYAIIAGTLITLLEYPRSRRSKGTTIERKFQRILNPLMTKCGPVTQNYYVRFVAYMIACIPCVFLLPTLLGGMCLFIASIIYFKAAFGGEYWKPVGEQERKRTITKRPPSRPPPRPPVTTNKPEPTDPPTDSNVI, from the exons ATGGGTCAGATCGAATGGGCGATGTGGGCTAATGAACAGGCCCTAGCAAGTAGCTTGA TAATGCTTTCTGGTGGTATTATTGGTGTCAATGGCTTTGATGGTTGGGAATATGGAGTTTATGCAAT TATTGCTGGAACATTAATCACACTTTTAGAGTATCCAAGGAGTCGAAGATCAAAGGGTACAACTATTGAAAGAAA GTTTCAGAGAATATTGAATCCACTGATGACCAAGTGTGGCCCAGTGACACAGAATTACTATGTGAGATTTGTAGCATATATGAT AGCGTGTATTCCTTGTGTGTTCCTGCTGCCTACACTGTTAGGAGGGATGTGTCTCTTCATTGCCAGCATCATTTACTTCAAGGCTGCCTTCGGAGGGGAATACTGGAAACCGGTCGGTGAGCAAGAGAGAAAAAGGACAATCACCAAACGGCCACCATCCAgaccaccaccacgaccaccaGTAACTACCAACAAACCAGAACCAACTGATCCCCCAACTGATAGTAATGTAATATAG
- the LOC144437658 gene encoding cytochrome b-245 light chain-like isoform X2 translates to MGQIEWAMWANEQALASSLIMLSGGIIGVNGFDGWEYGVYAIIAGTLITLLEYPRSRRSKGTTIERKFQRILNPLMTKCGPVTQNYYVRFVAYMIYYP, encoded by the exons ATGGGTCAGATCGAATGGGCGATGTGGGCTAATGAACAGGCCCTAGCAAGTAGCTTGA TAATGCTTTCTGGTGGTATTATTGGTGTCAATGGCTTTGATGGTTGGGAATATGGAGTTTATGCAAT TATTGCTGGAACATTAATCACACTTTTAGAGTATCCAAGGAGTCGAAGATCAAAGGGTACAACTATTGAAAGAAA GTTTCAGAGAATATTGAATCCACTGATGACCAAGTGTGGCCCAGTGACACAGAATTACTATGTGAGATTTGTAGCATATATGAT ATATTACCCATGA
- the LOC144438091 gene encoding DNA replication factor Cdt1-like, whose translation MAQSKVTEYFSSRKRNSEFQPFKRRKVQRTSTIQDEISDFSDGSISASSTVSTSSKNIVLASTTTKKRSARIKGRSSSTRKAKIVGPIERTVRRLRSSACETEDCSSSSDLDLRVSDSDSASFTSESTAVVDDHDVRISPPGTPTKRSKASTDVPISRKRRKPSTRTLSQSSFDYFEEAVVPTPAEFGFELTGTKQNKNDIKERRTIRKVSPPKEAAAKKKLELKLKPKICEEEIVQEKVVTNQDRTRKKTERSSGEPSSVLLTPKKIKSPVSMAAAVRAGKVPTISDKTMSPKLTPIKDGSSSTLSINKSPGFGTPVRDKVRTLKGKLSPASIKEKLSKVSSLSELQARLAKVKENTDKGKKSTTRLVEKDVETKESKMPAYQKYHSLAAPVPPSLTLPYKYKLVEEMFRSVDTIVSLLRNRSEVCTFAKLKGAVQEMVRKTFEQKNLGQIKTVYPSAYVFRQEKGIPYSRNGLKCSDYQLTIDANVESESSEKSRGEKSHKLTSGKLIERKNIFHHRLVDIVKYHHANFLSTLTPPMSVPSDKITRWHPKFPVDQVPDVEPAPLPEAPNIMKYTTAKDVLDKARDMLTPRVEQALENVARKSQLEESAKTEKVEPSPAQTPQKPTNSMKGVPQSLLERIRAKEAKKLAASMVRDPAEDKKTDQMERLPELCRILRGFFLSEKKAALPYDLACQKLAESYKSCISTAQVEEHIKLMAEFLPEWLSIVHIRKSTYLKIDKNKDMNSLANKMNQLVKQRK comes from the exons ATGGCACAAAGCAAAGTCACCGAGTACTTCAGTTCTCGCAAAAGAAATAGTGAGTTCCAACCATTTAAGCGTCGAAAAGTGCAGAGAACAAGCACTATACAGGATGAAATCTCTGATTTCTCAGATGGCTCAATCTCAGCGTCGTCAACCGTGAGTACGTCTTCCAAAAATATTGTACTCGCCTCAACAACAACGAAGAAAAGATCCGCCCGCATAAAGGGTCGATCCAGTTCTACGCGAAAGGCAAAAATAGTTGGTCCGATAGAACGAACTGTCCGTCGTTTACGAAGCAGTGCCTGTGAAACGGAAGACTGCTCATCCTCGAGTGATTTGGATTTACGTGTGAGTGATAGCGATTCTGCTTCTTTCACATCAGAATCGACTGCAGTTGTCGACGACCATGATGTTAGGATTTCCCCTCCAGGTACGCCGACAAAGCGCAGCAAAGCGTCGACCGACGTTCCAATCTCACGGAAAAGACGCAAACCTTCTACACGCACCCTCTCACAAAGCagttttgattattttgaagAAGCAGTTGTTCCGACACCAGCAGAATTCGGTTTTGAGTTAACAGGCACAAAACagaataaaaatgacattaaagaGAGAAGAACTATCAGGAAAGTTTCACCACCCAAGGAGGCGGCAGCGAAAAAGAAActtgaattgaaattgaaaccTAAAATATGTGAAGAGGAAATTGTCCAGGAGAAGGTGGTAACAAATCAGGATCGAACAAGAAAGAAAACTGAAAGG TCTTCTGGTGAACCATCATCTGTACTTTTAACTCCAAAGAAGATCAAGAGTCCTGTTTCCATGGCAGCAGCAGTGAGAGCTGGCAAAGTGCCAACAATTAGTGACAAGACCATGTCTCCCAAATTGACCCCAATCAAAGATGGCAGCTCCTCAACTCTATCAATTAACAAATCACCTGGTTTTGGTACTCCTGTCAGAGACAAAGTCAGAACATTGAAG GGAAAGTTATCTCCAGCATCAATTAAGGAAAAACTGTCCAAAGTCAGTAGCCTGTCAGAATTACAAGCACGTCTGGCAAAGGTCAAAGAGAATACAGACAAAGGCAAGAAGTCAACGACCAGACTAGTGGAAAAAGATGTTGAAACTAAAGAAAG CAAAATGCCAGCATATCAGAAATACCATTCATTGGCTGCACCTGTGCCACCATCACTAACTCTACCTTACAAGTATAAGCTTGTGGAAGAGATGTTTAGAAGTGTAGACACTATCGTCAGCCTTCTCAGGAATAGATCTGAAGTTTGTACATTTGCCAAACTCAAAGGTGCAGTGCAAGAAATGGTCAGAAA AACTTTTGAACAGAAGAACCTTGGTCAAATCAAGACTGTGTATCCTTCAGCTTATGTCTTCAGACAAGAGAAGGGTATACCATACTCTAGAAATGGTCTCAAGTGCAGTGATTACCAGCTAACCATAGATGCCAATGTTGAGTCAGAATCATCAGAAAAGTCAAGGGGAGAGAAGAGTCATAAATTAACATCTGGTAAACTGATTGAGAGGAAAAATATATTCCATCATAGATTGGTAGATATTGTCAAATATCATCATGCG AATTTCCTGTCTACACTGACACCACCAATGTCAGTACCAAGTGATAAAATAACAAGATGGCATCCTAAGTTTCCAGTAGACCAAGTCCCTGATGTAGAGCCAGCACCATTACCAGAGGCACCAAATATCATGAAGTACACAACTGCTAAAGATGTATTGGATAAAGCCAGGGATATGCTGACACCAAGG GTTGAGCAGGCACTTGAAAATGTTGCCAGGAAGTCTCAACTTGAAGAAAGTGCTAAGACTGAGAAAGTTGAACCAAGTCCCGCCCAGACACCTCAAAAACCAACCAACAGCATGAAAGGTGTTCCACAATCTCTACTAGAAAGG ATCAGAGCTAAGGAGGCCAAAAAACTTGCAGCATCCATGGTTAGAGACCCAGCTGAAGACAAGAAAACTGATCAGATGGAAAGATTACCAGAACTGTGTCGTATATTGAGAGG TTTCTTCTTGTCTGAAAAGAAAGCAGCCCTACCATATGATTTAGCCTGTCAGAAACTAGCAGAGAGTTACAAATCCTGTATTTCTACTG CCCAAGTGGAAGAACACATCAAACTTATGGCTGAATTCTTACCAGAGTGGTTATCAATTGTACATATCAGAAAATCAACATACCTGAAAATTGACAAGAATAAAGATATGAACAGCTTGGCCAACAAGATGAACCAGTTGGTGAAACAAAGAAAGTGA